The window TTTCCGAAATTTATTTCTTCCGAAGCCCTGCCTCCCATGATGGCACAAAGCTCGTCGCACATCTGTTCCGCAGTGGTAATTTGCCTTTCTTCGGGAAGATACCATGCGGCGCCTAAGGCTTTTCCCCGAGGAATAATAGTAACTTTTACCAAGGGCGCCGCATGCTCAACCAGCCAGCTGATGGACGCATGCCCTGCTTCGTGATAGGCTATCACCTTTTTTTCTTCTGAGGATATAATTTTGCTGCGCTTTTCCAGCCCCCCTACGATACGGTCAATGGCATCAAGAAAGTCCTGTTTGTCAATAGTTTTCTTTTCTTTGCGGGCGGCTATCAATGCCGATTCGTTGCATACATTGGCAATGTCAGCGCCCGAAAAACCCGGTGTCTGGCGTGAAAGAAAATCAACATCTATTTCCGGAGAAAGCTTCAGAGGTTTCATATGAACCTTAAATATCGCTTTCCGTTCTTCCAGGTCCGGCAATTCAACATGTATCTGTCTGTCGAAACGCCCTGCCCTCAAAAGGGCGCGGTCAAGTATGTCGGCACGGTTGGTAGCGGCAAGAATAATAACTCCGGCATTGCTCGAAAAGCCATCCATTTCAGTTAATAACTGATTCAAAGTATTTTCTCTTTCGTCGTTGGCTCCCGTCATAGGATTTTTACCTCTTGCACGGCCTATGGCATCTATTTCGTCAATAAACACAATACAGGGAGCTTTTTCTTTGGCGGTTTTAAAAAGGTCGCGCACACGCGAGGCACCTACGCCAACAAACATTTCCACAAAGTCGGAACCTGACAATGAGAAAAAAGGTACTTTTGCTTCACCGGCAACGGCTTTTGCAAGCAAAGTCTTGCCTGTTCCCGGAGGACCCACTAACAAAGCTCCTTTAGGAATTTTTCCACCAAGCTGTGTATATTTTTTGGGGTCTTTAAGAAACTCCACTATCTCCATAATCTCTACTTTGGCCTCCTCAAGTCCGGCAACGTCATTGAAAGTTATCGAACTACTGGTGTTTTTATCAAAAAGCTGTGCTTTGGACTTGCCCACATTGAATATCTGCGAGCCCCCGGTACCTCTGCCCATCATTCGCATAATAACAAACCACACAACTATCAATATCATAATGGGTATTACCCAACCCAGAATATCTCCGCCCCAATTGCGGCGTGTTTCGGGTATGATATCTACAGGTATGCGGGTCATAATAATGGTTTTCTCTTCTGCAGTTTTACCAATGGTGTCGTTCAGCATTATTGTTTTTTCCACTTCCCGCACCTTGCTTTCAAAATTATCAGGTGACAATATCTCAAATATATAATGCGGCCCCTTGTTGGAAGAACTGCTGCCAAAGCCTTTTTTACTGGCTACTTCTTTAAAAGCCGTATCACTTGCTAGGGCTTCCTTTGTGATATAAATTTCAGCTTTTTCTTTATTTACAACAACAACTTTTTCAACCTGCATCTTCTCGAGGTATGAAACAAACTTATTCCACGTGGTTTCCTTTACGCCACCGCTTCCCGAAAAGAAAAAATTCATTCCAATAAAAACTATTGCGAGCAAGGCATATATCCAGTAAAAGCTGAATTTCTTTTTCCCTCCCGGTTTATTGGAAAACATAGTGTTTTTCTTATCCTGATTCTGTTCGTTAGCCATGTTGTATCTCTCTGTTTTTTATTTTTCCGATTCAATATAATTCAACTTTGCGTCTGCCCATAATTCTTCGAGTTTAAAGAACTGCCTGGTTTTATCCTGAAAAATGTGAGCCACCACATCCACATAATCGAGCAATATCCACTCGGCATTTTGAAAACCCTCGCGGTGTGAAGGTTTCTGTCCCATTTCTTTCCGCACTTTTGCTTCCACGGCATCGGCAATAGCTTCGGCCTGCACACGAGATGTACCGTGGCAAATAACGAAATGCGAAAAGAAAGTATTATGCAGGTTCGAGAAGTCAATGCATACCACATTTCTGCCTTTTTTTTCGGCCATTTCTTCAGCTATGATATTGGCAAGACGCTCATCTTCCGTTTGTTTTCTCTTTCTTGGCATCAGCAAATTTTTGTAAATTTGCAAAGTTACTTATTTTTATCAATATTTGTTAATAAATTAATAGTACAAAGAGACTTGTGCAAAATTCCGGCACACAAAAATGAAAATAATCTTCCTTG is drawn from Bacteroidales bacterium and contains these coding sequences:
- the ftsH gene encoding ATP-dependent zinc metalloprotease FtsH, which encodes MFSNKPGGKKKFSFYWIYALLAIVFIGMNFFFSGSGGVKETTWNKFVSYLEKMQVEKVVVVNKEKAEIYITKEALASDTAFKEVASKKGFGSSSSNKGPHYIFEILSPDNFESKVREVEKTIMLNDTIGKTAEEKTIIMTRIPVDIIPETRRNWGGDILGWVIPIMILIVVWFVIMRMMGRGTGGSQIFNVGKSKAQLFDKNTSSSITFNDVAGLEEAKVEIMEIVEFLKDPKKYTQLGGKIPKGALLVGPPGTGKTLLAKAVAGEAKVPFFSLSGSDFVEMFVGVGASRVRDLFKTAKEKAPCIVFIDEIDAIGRARGKNPMTGANDERENTLNQLLTEMDGFSSNAGVIILAATNRADILDRALLRAGRFDRQIHVELPDLEERKAIFKVHMKPLKLSPEIDVDFLSRQTPGFSGADIANVCNESALIAARKEKKTIDKQDFLDAIDRIVGGLEKRSKIISSEEKKVIAYHEAGHASISWLVEHAAPLVKVTIIPRGKALGAAWYLPEERQITTAEQMCDELCAIMGGRASEEINFGKVSTGALNDLERVTKQAYAMVMYYGLNKKIGNLSFYDSSGQQEYALTKPYSETTAQTIDEEVRKIVETVYERAKKIIRDNKPKVKALANLLLEKEVIFREDVEHIFGKRKFTDRHNIDDIARDIEFTLKRKSTEQEAKTPKAKRKPRPPKNVNSEPKIFQEPENEDLQPPESLFQEARDTEIKPEIKIETEAKANANEDKELTSENEAREENQ
- the rsfS gene encoding ribosome silencing factor, yielding MPRKRKQTEDERLANIIAEEMAEKKGRNVVCIDFSNLHNTFFSHFVICHGTSRVQAEAIADAVEAKVRKEMGQKPSHREGFQNAEWILLDYVDVVAHIFQDKTRQFFKLEELWADAKLNYIESEK